The sequence AACCGAGTCGCCGCAGGCCGCGAGGCCCAGAATGCTACTGAGGGCCATACCCTTGAGAACATGTGATTGCATTGGTCTGTGCCTTTCGATGAATGGGACGGTATCGTCGCCACACTCAACCCCAAAGCCGCCCTGTTATCCAAGTCACAGCTTCGAGATAACGGTGAATGCGCAAGCCTCCGCTCATCACCGCAAGCCTTTGACCCGCAAGAAAAAAGAGGCGGCCTGCGCCAAATTGCACAGGACCGCCTCCAAGGGGAAGGGTAACGGATCAGACTTTGCGTCTTGGCCCATTGGGGGGGGGCCACCACTACGGTTTCGACATTGGCCGAGGCCTCGTCCCCCGCCAAGCCGACAGGCATATCAAAATCCATTTCGGCTGCATTTTGCGCAAAAGTGCACCCCATGGGCAAAAAGGTGCCATTTTGGCCCGGATATACCCTCAGTCCTCTCACTCCCAGCCCTCATCGTCTTCGAAAGCTTCAGGAAAAGACGCCCGCGCGACGGGCAGATCGAGAATCAACAACGCGTCGTAACTGGCCGGATCGAAAGGATCCTCGGCCGGTTTCACTTCGCGACCGAAAAGCCAGCTCAGCCGCCCGGCATCCAGATTGCCGCGCTCGAAGGGCTCATCGCCGAAATGCTCCCAAAGCGCCTGCACGAACCCCGCATCGGCCCGACGATCAGCGGCCTTGCGATCACGAAAGCGCTCCCGCCGGGTGATCGGCGTGGCCCCCTTGGGGTTGGCGCGGCGAATGGTGAACTGGTAATCCGTTCCGGGAAGGCGCCCGGGAAACCCACGATGCTTCAGCATGACGCGCCCTCCGGAAAACAAGGGCGCTGCGTGGCTGTCAGGACGGGCGCTATGGCCCGTCCTGCATAATCCACAGGTGGATTACTTGTACTTGCCGGTGTAGGTCGGCTCGGTCGAGATGGGCTCGGGCTCAACCACGACGAATTCTTCTTCGGCCGACTGTTGGGCGCAGGCCGCCACGAAGGCAACCAGACCAATGGCCAAAACGCTCTTGATGCTGTTCGACATATTTGTCTCCTGTCTGTAAACGCGGGCAAACGCAGCGAAAATCGCCCCGCCGACCCTACTTGCGAGGTATGGGTTACTTGGGTGCAACCACTTTTCATCATATCCGACTCGCGGTCAATTGCATACTTTAGGCAGGCAAACGCCCGCGTATGTGGCCGCAAAGCCTCAACCATTGAGGTATTCTCACGGCATTCCGCAACATCTTGTGGCTGCATCAAAACATCTCCCAGATACAGCCGCCCTGATCCAATCGGTAGGCTTCGAAAACCTGCGTGACATCAGGATTGATCACACCGAATTCCGACTCACGATCTGCAATTGAAATGACAATCTGGCGCGGCTGCGGCCCGATATTCGACAGCCGCGGCACGGCGTAGCTGTTACAAAGGTATTCCAGATCGGTCATCGTGGTCTCAAAATCCTCTTGCCCGGTCAGATCAGGCGCGACAAAGCGAAAGCGGTAGACAAGCCCGTTTCCGGGTTCGTTCCAAAGCATCTCCTGCAACTGCGCCGTCAGTCCCGAGGGCAGAACAAGGCGCTCCTCCTTCGCCTCGTCCTGCTGGGCCGCCGCAACACTGGCCCAGAGGGTCAGGGCGGCGAATAAGAGCCTGAAACGCACCACAGATCACTCCCCTCTTACAGCGGGATGTTGTCGTGCTTTTTCCAGGGCATCTTGCGCTTCTTGTTGCGCAGTGCGGCAAAGGCGCGACTGACACGCTTGCGGGTGCTGCGTGGCTGGATCACCTCGTCGATGAACCCGCGCTCGGCGGCAACAAAGGGATTGGCAAAGCGATCCTCGTAATCCTGCGTCCGCTTGGCGATTTTCTCCTCGTCGCCCAGCTCCGAACGATACAGAATCTCGGTCGCCCCCTTGGCGCCCATCACGGCGACCTCCGAGGTGGGCCAGGCATAGTTGATGTCGCCACGCAAATGCTTGGACGACATCACCACATAGGCCCCGCCATAGGCCTTGCGGGTGATCACCGTCACCTTCGGCACGGTCGCCTCGCCATAGGCAAAGAGCAACTTCGCCCCGTGCTTGATCACGCCGTCATGCTCCTGCCCCGTCCCGGGCAGGAAGCCGGGCACGTCAACAAAGGTCAGGATCGGAATTTCATAGCAATCGCAGAACCGCACAAAGCGCGCCGCCTTGCGGCTGCTGTCAATGTCCAGACATCCGGCCAGCACCATCGGCTGGTTGGCCACGACCCCCACGGTCCGGCCCTCAAGGCGGATGAAACCGGTGACGATATTCTTGGCGAAATCCTCCTGAATTTCATAGAAATCGCCTTCGTCCGCGACCTTGGTGATCAACTCCTTCATGTCATAGGGCATGTTGGGATTGGCCGGCACGATGGTATCAAGGCTGGGCTCGGCGCGGTCAACGTCATCAAAGAACGGACGCACCGGCACCGATTCCTTGTTGTTGAGCGGCAGGAAATCGACAAGGCGGCGCACCTCGGCCATGGCCTCCACGTCGTTCTCGAAGGCGCCATCGGCGACCGAACTTTTCTTGGTATGGGTCGAGGCCCCGCCGAGCTCCTCCGCCGTCACCTGTTCATTCGTCACGGTTTTCACCACATCCGGGCCCGTCACGAACATGTAGGAGCTATCGCGCACCATGAAGATAAAGTCGGTCATCGCCGGGGAATAGACCGCGCCCCCCGCGCAAGGGCCGGTGATCACGCTGATCTGCGGCACCACGCCCGAGGCTTCGATGTTGCGCTGAAAGACCTCGCCGTAACCGGCAAGGCTGTCCACGCCTTCCTGAATACGGGCGCCGCCCGAGTCGTTGATGCCGATGACAGGCGCGCCGTTCTGCATCGCCATATCCATGATCTTGCAGATTTTCATCGCATGGGTGGCCGAAACCGAGCCCCCCAGAACCGTGAAATCCTGGCTGAAAACATAGACCTGACGACCGTTGATCGTGCCCCAGCCGGTCACGACGCCATCACCGTAGGGCCGGTTCTCCTCCATCCCGAAATCGGTGCAGCGATGCGCGACGAACATGTCGAACTCTTCAAAGCTGCCTTCGTCCAGCAACAGGTCGATACGTTCACGCGCCGTTAACTTGCCTTTGGAATGCTGGCCTTCGATCCGGCGCTCTCCACCGCCCAAGCGGGCCTCGGTGCGGCGCCCTTCGAGTTCTTGAAGAATATCTTTCATGACGGTCCCCTTGCGATTTTGCAGGGACCATAAGGAAAACAAGGTCTGGCACAAAGACATTTCCGGCAAATTTGCAAAGAGGTGCAAACCTGTATCTGCATATCTGAATAACTGCAAAATTGAACGAATCTGTGCAGTTCGCCACAGACCCCTGTGCATGGACAAAACGGATAGGCGGGCCTAACGCTGGATTATGAGTGATCGCCCCATCATACGTTTTCTGGATCGCAGCACCCCGCCGCATATCCTGACGCTGATTTTGCTGGCCGGAATCTCGGCCCTGGCGATGAACATCTTCCTGCCCTCGCTGCCGGGGATGACGGCCTATTTCGAAACCGAGTATCGGTTGATCCAACTCTCCGTGGCGCTCTATCTCGCCGTGAACGCGGGCCTTCAGATCGTCATGGGGCCGATCTCGGACAAGCTGGGCCGCAGGCCGGTGATCCTTGGGGGGCTGGGCATCTTCCTGATTGCCACGCTGGGATGCATCTTCGCGCCCAACATCCTGATTTTCCTGACATTCCGCATGATCCAGGCCACCGTGGTCGTGGCCATGGTCCTTAGCCGCGCGGTGGTGCGCGATATGGTCCCCGAGGCCCAGGCCGCAAGCATGATCGGATATGTCACCATGGGCATGGCCGTGGTACCGATGATCGGCCCGGCCATCGGCGGCGTTTTGGACCAAGCCTTTGGATGGAAAGCGAATTTCTGGGCTCTGTTCATATTGGGCGCCGCTGTTTTCTGGCTTACTTGGCGCGATCTCGGGGAGACGGCGCCGAAGTCGGGTCATAGCCTGTCACAGCAGTTTCGCAACTACCCCGAGCTTCTGACCTCGCCGCGGTTCTGGGGCTATTCGCTGGCCGCCGCCCTCGCCTCGGGGGCGTTCTTTGCCTATCTCGGCGGCGCACCCTTCGTCGGGGACCGGGTGTTCGGCCTCGACCCCGCGACGCTGGGTATCTATTTTGGCGCGCCTGCGATCGGTTATTTCGCGGGCAATTTCATCTCGGGGCGCTTTTCGGTCCGGGCCGGTGTCAACCGCATGGTGCTTTGGGGAACCCTTGCCAACGCAAGCGGTATCGGATTGAATCTATTGCTTTTTTACGCGGGCCTCGGCACACCTCTGACCTTCTTCGGCCTGATGACCATGATGGGGCTGGGCAATGGAATGCTGATCCCAAACGCCACCGCCGGTGCCCTGTCGGTCCGCCCGCACCTGGCCGGGACGGCCAGCGGGTTGTCGGGGGCGATGATGATTGGCGGGGGCGCGGCCCTTTCGGCACTGGCCGGGGCCCTGCTGGGGCCGGAAACGGGGGCCTTCCCGCTTTTGTGGATCATGCTGTGCACCGCGATCGGGGCGATTGCCGCCATCGGGCTGGTCATCTGGCGGGAACGCAGCCTGACCATGGCATAAAACGTACGAGTCGTACGTTTGACCCCCTGTTTTCGTACAAAAATCATCACCCTGTCCGCTCCTTTCGTACGAGTCGTACGAAACGCGCCAGAATCCCCTTTACGCCTGATCCGCAAATTTGCAAAACATCATTGCAACACGGCAAATCTGCAAACCATCCAAGCGGGGGATCGCCACCATGCCAACCCAGAAACTCTATGCCGGGGCCAAACTGCGCGAGACACGGCAAAGGCTGGGACTCACGCAAAAGGATTTCGCCAGCAAGCTGGGCGTTTCGCTGCCCTATCTCAACCAGATGGAGAACAACAACCGGCCCGTCAGCACCACCGTGGTTTTGGCCCTCGCGCAGGAGTTCGGATTCGACGTCACCGAACTTTCCACCGGCGATGCCGAGCGCATGGTCAGCGATATGCGCGAGGCGCTGGCCGACCCGGTTTTCGCCGATGATCCGCCGCCGCTGTCGGACCTGCGCCTGACGGCCTCGAACGCCCCGGCCCTTGCCCGCGCCTTTCTGGAGCTGCACCGCACCTACCGGCAAACCCACGAGCGGCTGGCCAGCCTTGACGAGGCCCTTGGCCGCGAAGATGCCCGCACCCAGCCCAGCCCATGGGACGAGGTGCGCGATTTCTTCCACTATTGCGACAACTACATCGACGCGGTCGACCATGCCGCCGAACGCTTTGCCCAACCCACCGGCGCGCAACGCGGCGTGCGCGACATCGCCCAAGACCGCCTGTCGGACATGGGCATAAGCGTCAGCCTTGCCGACACAGGAAAGCTGCGCCACTTCGACCGCGACAGTGGCACGCTTTATCTTTCGTCCCGGGCCGAGCCGGAAACCCGCACCTTCCAGATGCTTTTGCAGGTGGCGCTGCTGACGCAAGACAAGCTGATCGAAGCCACGCTCGATCTGGCGCGGTTCCAATCCGAGGCCGCCCGCGCCATCGCCAAGATGGGGCTGGCCAATTACTTTGCCGGTGCGGCCCTCATGCCCTATGGCATGTTCCTTGAGGCGGCACAGGAAACGCGCCACGATCTGGAAATCCTTGCCAATCGGTTCGGGGCCTCCATCGAACAGGTCTGTCACCGGCTAAGCACCCTGCAACGCCCCGGCGCCAAGGGCGTGCCGTTTTTCTTTGTCCGGGTCGATCAGGCGGGCACCATCACCAAGCGCCACAGCGCCACGCGCCTGCAATTCGCCCGTTTCGGGGGGGCCTGCCCGCTGTGGAACGTGCACCGCGCCTTTGAAACCCCCGGCCGCTTCCTGCGCCAACTGGCCGAAACGCCGGATGGCGTGCGCTATATCAGCCTTGCACGGGATGTCAGCAAACCGGGCGGCAGTTTCGGTGCGCCGGTGCGCCGTTTCGCCATCGCCCTTGGCTGCGAGGTGAAACATTCCGACGCCTTGGTCTATGCCGACGATCTGGACCTGACCAATGCCCGCGCGTTTGAGCCCATCGGCATCTCCTGCCGGATTTGCGAGCGCACCGATTGCCATCAACGCTCGGTCCCGCCGCTGGAACGGCAATTGCAGGTCACCCCGGATGAGCGCGACGTGCTGCCCTATCGCGTTGGCTGACCGATGCTCTGGCGATTGGCATTGCTCATCGGGCTATTGACCGGGGGCGCTTGGCTGTCTCTGGGGGCGATTGAACGCGCGATCATCTATCCCTTTGACGCAACACGCGTGCCCCCCGCCACCGCCGGTGCGCCGAACATGCAAGAGGTGGAGCGCGCGGGCCTCATCACATGGCAAGCCGCCGCGAATCCGGGCCATCCCACCATCTTCTACCTGCACGGCAACGCCGGGAATCTTGCGGATCGCACGGGGCGGTTTTCGCGGTTCATGGCGCGCGGCTATGGCGTGATCGCGCCAGCCTATCCCGGCTCCTCAGGAAGTGCGGGCAGCCCTTCGCAGGAGGGTATCTCACAAGCGATCCGGGACATCTGGCACGACCTGCCGCGCGATGCGCGCGTGGTGATCTATGGCGAAAGCCTTGGCACCGGCGTGGCGATGCAGCTTTTGGGATCGGTCGTGACCGACGCGGAAAAGGGCCTTGCGCCCGCCGGCGTGATCCTTGAGGCGCCCTTTACCTCGGTCCGCGATGTGGCCTCGGCGCTTTACCCCGGGATTGAGCCGCTGCTCGACCATCTGACGCAGGAATGGGACAGCATGGCATGGGCCGCAAACCTGACCATGCCGCTTTTGGTGGTCCACGGGCAGAACGACAAGATGATCCCGCCCGCACAGGGCCGCGCGCTGTTCAACGCCGCCCCGAGCGCCGACAAACGTTTCCTCCACGTGCCCGGCGCAGGCCACACCGACCTGTGGCGCAGCGATACCTTGCCGGTATTCTGGAACTTCATTGATCGCATCAAGTAACTTATATATTGCATTGATATTAAAAGCAAAAAGGCGACGCATTGCGCCGCCTTTCCAACAGGTCCTTCCGGCCCTTACGCCTTGAGCATCTGGTACAGTTCATCCTTCAGCGCACTGCGCTTCTTGCGCATGTCTTCCTCGGCGAACTGGCTCATCGGCTCAACGTTGGTTTCGGCCCGGTGCACGGCACGGTTTACCTCGTGGTAATCCTCGGCCAGCTTGGCGAAATGCGGGTCCGAGGATTTCATCTCGGTGATCTTGTCGGCCAGCTCGGGGAATTCCTCGTGCAGTTCGTGGGGGGTGTGGGACATGTCGCGCGACTCCTTTGGTTATCGTTGGTCCGACGCAGGCTAGTCATTTGCGGGGCATCGCGGCTTTGATACGGATCAAACGGCGGGCGATTTCGGCGCCCGCCAGCGCGCTTTTTGCGCCTCGACAGCTGATGGGCCGCCTAGCGCTGTGCCACCTGCCAGTCGGGGTTCACCCAAGGCTGCGCGTTCTCGGGCGGCAAGGGGGCGCGGCCAAGGATGTGGTCGCTGGCTTTCTCGCCCACCATGATCGACGGCGCATTCAGGTTGCCGTTGGTGATCCGCGGGAAGATCGAGCTGTCGGCCACGCGCAGGCCCTCCACCCCGATCACCCGCGCATGGCTGTCGACAACGGCCATGGGGTCATCCTTGCTGCCCATCTTGCAGGTGCCGCAGGGGTGATAGGCGCTTTCGGCATGTTCGCGGATGAAATCGTCGATCTCGTCATCGCTCTGCACATCGGCGCCGGGTTGAATCTCGTGGCTGAGGTAGGGTTTGAAGGCCGCCTGCGCGATGATCTCGCGCGTGAGACGGATGCATTTGCGGAACTCCTGCCAGTCGCTCTTTTCGCTCATGTAGTTGAAGCGGATCACCGGATCGTCGCCGGGGTCAGAACTGCGCAGGGTGATCGAGCCGCGCGATTTGCTGCGCATCGGCCCGACATGCGCCTGAAAGCCATGGCCTTCGGCGGCAGCCTTGCCGTCATAGCGCACGGCAATGGGCAGGAAGTGGAACTGGATGTCGGGGTAATCGACGCCTGCCTCCGAGCGGATGAAGCCACAGGATTCGAACTGGTTCGAGGCGCCCGGGCCGCTGCGGGTGAAAAGCCATTGCGCCCCCACCCAGGCCTTGCCGAAAAGGTTCCAGTACTTATACAGGCTCACCGGCTGACTGGCGGCCATTTGCACGTAGACCTCAAGATGGTCTTGCAGGTTCGCGCCAACGCCGGGGCGGTCGGCCTGAACGGTGATGCCGTGATCCGAAAGATGCGCGGCGGGACCAATGCCCGACAGCATCAAGAGCTTGGGCGAGTTGATCGAGGAGGCCGCGAGGATCACCTCGGCGCGCGCGCGGATGACCTCGGTGCGGCCTTTCACCTGCGCCTCGACGCCCACGGCGCGGCCCTCTTCAATCACCACCCGCTGCACGTAACAGCGCAGCAGATCGCAGTTTTCACGCGCCAGCGCGGGCTTGAGATAGGCATTGGCCGCCGACCAGCGTTGCCCTTTGTGGACGGTCATGTCGAAGGGGCCGAAGCCCTCTTGCTGTTCGCCGTTGTAGTCCTTGGTGATGGGATAGCCCGCCTGCCCGCCTGCCTCGATAAAGGCACGGGTCAGCGGGTTTTTCATCGGGCCGCGCGTGACATGCAACGGCCCGTCCGTGCCGCGCCACGAGGCATCACCGCCATGGCCGCCGTCATGCCAGCATTCCTGCCGCTTGAAATAGGGCAGCACATCGGCATAGCCCCAGCCCTCGGCCCCGCTATCGCGCCAATGGTCATAGTCATGCGCATGGCCGCGCACATAGGCCATCCCGTTGATCGAGCTGGAGCCGCCGATGACCTTGCCGCGCGGACAGGCCAAACGCCGCCCGCCCAAATGCGGCTCGGGCTCGCTTTGATAGCCCCAGTCATAGCGGCGCATGTTCATTGGATAGCTCAATGCACCGGGCATCTGGATGAACGGCCCGGCATCGGTGCCGCCATGTTCCAGAACCAGCACGCTGTGCCCGGCCTCGGACAGGCGATAGGCCATGGCGCAGCCCGCGCTGCCCGCGCCCACGATGATGTAATCGGCTTCCATTGTCCCGTTCCTCCGGAGTTAACGCGTCAGAAGGGGGCCTCGGTCTCGCCCATGCGGACGTAGACGGATTTCACCTGTGAATAATGGGCGATCGCCTCTTTCGAGTTCTCCCGCCCCACGCCCGAGGCCTTGACCCCGCCAAAGGGCACCTCGACCGGCGCGTCGTTGTAGGAGTTGATAAAGCAACTGCCCGCCTGCAACTGCCCGATCACCCGGTGACCGCGTTGCAGATCGCGGGTATAGACCCCGGCGGACAGGCCATAGGGCGTGGCGTTGGCCCGCGCGATCACCTCGTCCTCGTCCTCGAAATCCAAGACACTCAATACCGGGCCGAAAATCTCTTCGCGGGCGATGGTCATATCGTCGGTAACATCGGCAAACACCGTGGGTTCGATCCAGCATCCCGGCTTGTCGATGCGATTGCCGCCGGTGACCAGACGCGCGCCCTCGGATTTGCCCGCCTCAATGAAGCCCAGCACGATCTGAAGCTGAGCCTCGCTGACCATCGGGCCGAAACTTGTGGCCTCGTCCAGCGGGTCGCCGATCACCGCGTCTTTCAGGCGCTCGGCCATGCGGGCCAGAAACGCCTCCTTGATGGATTTATGCACGAAAACCCGCGTGCCGTTGGAACAAACTTGGCCCGTGGAATAGAAATTGCCCAGGATCGCGCCCGAAATGGCATCTTCGAGGCTGGCGTCGTCAAAGACCACCATGGGGGATTTGCCGCCCAGTTCCATGGTGACATGCTTCATCCCCTCGGCGGCGGCGGCATAAACCTTGCGGCCCGTGGGCACAGAGCCGGTGAGCGAGACCTTGGCAATCCGCGGATCGGTGACGAGGGGCGCACCGACACCGCCCTTGCCTTGGACCACGTTGAACAAGCCTGCCGGGGCGCCCGCCTCCATCAAAATCTCGGCGACCTTGAGCGCGGAAAGCGGCGTGGTTTCCGAAGGTTTGAACACCATGGCATTGCCACAGGCCAAGGCCGGGGCGGCCTTCCAACAGGCGATTTGCGTGGGGTAATTCCACGCGCCGATCCCGGCGCAGACGCCCAAGGGCTCGCGGATGGTATAGGCCCAGTCACCGCCCGGAAGCGGGATATGCTCCCCCGTCAAGGACGCCGCCAGCCCGCCGAAATATTCAAGCGCATCCGCCCCGCTGGTGGCATCGGCGACGCTGGTTTCCTGATAGGGTTTGCCGGTGTCCATGGTCTCCAGCACCGACAGGTCATGGTTGCGTTCACGCATGATGTCGGCAGCCCGGCGCAGGACACGGCCCCGCTCCATCCCCGAGAGCTTGGCCCATTCCTTTTGCGCGGCCTCGGCGGCGCTGATCGCGGCGTCCAGCACCTTGGGTGTGGCCTCGTGCAGTTGCGCGATTTTCTCGCCCGTCGCCGGGTAGATCACCGGCAGCGGCGTGCCGGTGTCATCTTCCATGTACTGGCCATTCACGAAATGGCTGGCCTCGGGTTGGGTTGGATAGGTCATGTCGCCTCCGGCGGGAGTATTTGGGGAAAGATGAAGGGGTTATTCACCACGCGGGAAGCGTTGGTTTTCTTCCACATCGTTGAGGTCCATATGGTTGCGCATGTAGCGTTCCGAGGCCTTTTGCAGCGGTTGGTAATCCCACGGATAATAGCCGCCCTGCCGCAGCGCCTCGTAGACGACCCAGCGGCGGGCCTGACTTTCGCGGACCTGCGCGTCGAACTGATCCAGCGACCAGCGGGCATCGGCCATGTCGCTGAAATGCTTGAGGGTCTCGGCATGGGCCGGGTCATCGGCAAGGTTGGTCAATTCCTGAGGGTCGGCGTCGAGATCGAAAAGTTGATCGGGGTCGAGCGCGCAGCGGGTGAATTTCCACTGACCTTCCCGCAAGCAGACGAGCGGCGCATAAGACGCCTCGGCAGCGTATTCCATGGCCACGGGGGCGTCGCGGGTGGTGCCCTGCCCCTGCGGCACGAGGCTTTGGCCTTCGGTCCACGGTGCGACCTCCTCCATCGAGACACCGGCCAGATCACAGAGCGTCGGGCAGACGTCGACGTTGCTGACCGGCTCGGTCACCAGCCCCGGCTCCATCGTGGGCGAGGAAATCATCAGGGGCACGCGGGCCGAACCCTCGTAGAAGGACATCTTGAACCACAGGCCCCGCTCGCCCAGCATGTCGCCGTGATCCGAGACGAAGAGGATGATCGTATCCTCTTCCTGTCTCGTGCCGCGCAGGGCCTCCATCACCTCGCCGATCTTGTCGTCAAGGTAGGAAATATTGGCGAAATAGGCGCGGCGGGAGCGGCGGATATTATCCTCGGTGATGTCGAACGACCGCCAGTCGTTGGCGTCGAAGATGCGCTTGGAATGGGGGTCGTGATCCTCGTACTCCATCGCCGGAACCTCGGGCAGAAGGTGCTCGCAATCCTCGTAGAGGTCCCAGTATTTGCGGCGCGCGACGTAAGGGTCATGCGGGTGGGTGAAACTGACCGTCAGGCACCACGGGCGGTCGTCATGGCCGCGGCCCAGGTCATAGACTTTGCGGGTGGCGTTATAGGCGACCTCGTCGTCGTATTCCATCTGGTTGGATATTTCGGCCACGCCCGCGCCGGTGACCGAGCCCATGTTGTGATACCACCAGTCGATCCGCTCACCGGGTTTGCGGTAATCGGGGGTCCAGCCGAAATCGGCGGGGTAGATATCGGTTGTCAGGCGTTCCTCGAATCCGTGCAGCTGGTCGGGGCCGACGAAATGCATCTTGCCCGAGAGGCAGGTCTGGTAGCCCGCGCGGCGCAGGTGGTGGGCATAGGTGGGGATGTCGGCGCAGAATTCGGCGGCGTTGTCGTAAACGCGGCTGCGCGAGGGCAGCAGGCCGGACATGAAGCTTGCCCGCCCCGGGGCGCAGAGCGGCGAGGCGGTATAGGCGTTGCGGAACCGCGTGGAGCGTTCGGCCAGCGCCTTGAGGTAGGGCGCGTGCAGCCACTCCGCTGGTCCATCGGGGAACAAGGTGCCGTTGAGCTGATCCACCATGAAGATGAGGATATTGGGGCGCTTTGTCATGCTGTGCTGTCCTGTGCCAATGAGGTGTCGAGATAGTGAAGAAGAACGTCGATAGCGGCCTCGGGGGCGATGCCGCCCTCGCCCAGTGCCTGCCGGATATAAAGCCCGTCGATCATCGCCGCCGTGCCGCGCGTGAGGGTCCGGGCGCGGGCGGGGGCGATTTGGCGAAAGGCATGGTGCAGGTTCGACCGCAACCGCCGCTGGTAGATATGCAGCAAGCGCCGGGATGCCTCGGAGCGTTGCGCCTGCACGTAGAAATTCAGCCATGCCGAAACCATCTCGGGGCGGAATTGCGCGGGGGTGAAACTGGCGCGGATCACCGCCTCGACCCGATCACGCGGGGATTTCGCCATGCTGAGCGCGCCGCGCACCTCGGCGCCGTAGAGGCCGAGGATATGGCGCATGGCGGCGGCGAAAATCTGTTCTTTCGAGCCGAAATAGTGATGCGCGAGCGCCGAGGACATCCCCGCCCGCTTGGCGATCTGGCTGACGGTCACATCCAGCGTGCCGCGCACCCCAATCTCGTGAATCGTGGCCTCCAGCAGCGCCGAACGGCGTATCGGTTCCATCCCAAGCTTTGGCATCGTGGCGTCCTACGTACTTGCAAGACGTGGGTAAATGCGTTTAATTGACTCGTCAATCAATAAAAAACAGGACTGAACTTTCGAAGGAAAAACAATCTGAACTATCACGTTGCGCTTCATGCGCGCGTCATAATAACGTCGGAAATGTAACAACGGTGTCGCTTCCACGACATGTGGGTGCGACAGGTTGACAACGCCCTGCCCCGCGCGGGCCTTGGGCGAAACCGAACATGACACAGGGAGAATAGAACATGTCACTAATCAAAGGCGGACTTCTGGATCGTCGCGGATTTCTCAAGACCACGGCGGCAGGTGCGGTAGCGGCCACCCTGCCCCTGGGCGGCGCCATGGCCCAGACACCCAAGCGCGGCGGGCACTTGCGGGTTGCCAAGGGCCACGGCCAGACCACCGACACGCTGGACCCCGGCCAGTGGGAAAACGGCTACATGTTGGCGCTTGGCTTTGCGGTGCATGGCCGGCTGACCGAGGTGGCCACCGATGGCAGCCTCGTGCCGGAACTGGCCGAAAGCTGGGAAGCCTCGGATGACGCCAGCGTCTGGCGCTTCAAGATTCGCAAGGGCGTGACGTTCCACTCGGGCAAGCCGATGACCGTGGAAGACGTGGTCGCCTCGATCAACCACCACCGCGGCGAAGACTCGACCTCGGCCGCTGGCCCGATCGTGGAACCGATTCAGGAGATCACGACCGAAGGCGACGACACGGTCGTTTTCACCCTCTCGGGCGGCAACGCCGACTTCCCCTTCATCCTGTCCGACTATCACCTTGTCGTCTGCAAGGCCGAGGGCGAGAGCATTGACTGGAAATCGGGGGATGGCTGCGGCAGCTATGTCCTGAAAGATTTCAAACCCGGCGTTTCATCGGCCTTCGAACGCAACCCGAACCACTGGCGCGATGACGTGGCGTGGGTCGACAGCTGTGAATTGCTTGCGATCGTCGATCAGAACGCCCGCACCACGGCGCTTGTCTCGGGTGACGTGCACGCCATCGACCGGGTTGACCTCAAGGCCGCGGGCCTACTGGGCCGCAACGCGGGCATCGAGGTGGAATCGGTTGCCGGGACACAGCACTACACCTTTGCCATGTCGACCAACAAGGACCCCTACACCGACAACAATATTCGCCAAGCCCTGAAATACGGCGTCAACCGTCAGGAACTGGTCGACAAGATCCTGTTCGGCTATGGCTCGGTCGGCAATGACCATCCGATTGGTC comes from Roseovarius bejariae and encodes:
- a CDS encoding DUF6497 family protein; its protein translation is MRFRLLFAALTLWASVAAAQQDEAKEERLVLPSGLTAQLQEMLWNEPGNGLVYRFRFVAPDLTGQEDFETTMTDLEYLCNSYAVPRLSNIGPQPRQIVISIADRESEFGVINPDVTQVFEAYRLDQGGCIWEMF
- a CDS encoding acyl-CoA carboxylase subunit beta; this translates as MKDILQELEGRRTEARLGGGERRIEGQHSKGKLTARERIDLLLDEGSFEEFDMFVAHRCTDFGMEENRPYGDGVVTGWGTINGRQVYVFSQDFTVLGGSVSATHAMKICKIMDMAMQNGAPVIGINDSGGARIQEGVDSLAGYGEVFQRNIEASGVVPQISVITGPCAGGAVYSPAMTDFIFMVRDSSYMFVTGPDVVKTVTNEQVTAEELGGASTHTKKSSVADGAFENDVEAMAEVRRLVDFLPLNNKESVPVRPFFDDVDRAEPSLDTIVPANPNMPYDMKELITKVADEGDFYEIQEDFAKNIVTGFIRLEGRTVGVVANQPMVLAGCLDIDSSRKAARFVRFCDCYEIPILTFVDVPGFLPGTGQEHDGVIKHGAKLLFAYGEATVPKVTVITRKAYGGAYVVMSSKHLRGDINYAWPTSEVAVMGAKGATEILYRSELGDEEKIAKRTQDYEDRFANPFVAAERGFIDEVIQPRSTRKRVSRAFAALRNKKRKMPWKKHDNIPL
- a CDS encoding multidrug effflux MFS transporter, which produces MSDRPIIRFLDRSTPPHILTLILLAGISALAMNIFLPSLPGMTAYFETEYRLIQLSVALYLAVNAGLQIVMGPISDKLGRRPVILGGLGIFLIATLGCIFAPNILIFLTFRMIQATVVVAMVLSRAVVRDMVPEAQAASMIGYVTMGMAVVPMIGPAIGGVLDQAFGWKANFWALFILGAAVFWLTWRDLGETAPKSGHSLSQQFRNYPELLTSPRFWGYSLAAALASGAFFAYLGGAPFVGDRVFGLDPATLGIYFGAPAIGYFAGNFISGRFSVRAGVNRMVLWGTLANASGIGLNLLLFYAGLGTPLTFFGLMTMMGLGNGMLIPNATAGALSVRPHLAGTASGLSGAMMIGGGAALSALAGALLGPETGAFPLLWIMLCTAIGAIAAIGLVIWRERSLTMA
- a CDS encoding helix-turn-helix domain-containing protein, which translates into the protein MPTQKLYAGAKLRETRQRLGLTQKDFASKLGVSLPYLNQMENNNRPVSTTVVLALAQEFGFDVTELSTGDAERMVSDMREALADPVFADDPPPLSDLRLTASNAPALARAFLELHRTYRQTHERLASLDEALGREDARTQPSPWDEVRDFFHYCDNYIDAVDHAAERFAQPTGAQRGVRDIAQDRLSDMGISVSLADTGKLRHFDRDSGTLYLSSRAEPETRTFQMLLQVALLTQDKLIEATLDLARFQSEAARAIAKMGLANYFAGAALMPYGMFLEAAQETRHDLEILANRFGASIEQVCHRLSTLQRPGAKGVPFFFVRVDQAGTITKRHSATRLQFARFGGACPLWNVHRAFETPGRFLRQLAETPDGVRYISLARDVSKPGGSFGAPVRRFAIALGCEVKHSDALVYADDLDLTNARAFEPIGISCRICERTDCHQRSVPPLERQLQVTPDERDVLPYRVG
- a CDS encoding alpha/beta hydrolase, with the translated sequence MALLIGLLTGGAWLSLGAIERAIIYPFDATRVPPATAGAPNMQEVERAGLITWQAAANPGHPTIFYLHGNAGNLADRTGRFSRFMARGYGVIAPAYPGSSGSAGSPSQEGISQAIRDIWHDLPRDARVVIYGESLGTGVAMQLLGSVVTDAEKGLAPAGVILEAPFTSVRDVASALYPGIEPLLDHLTQEWDSMAWAANLTMPLLVVHGQNDKMIPPAQGRALFNAAPSADKRFLHVPGAGHTDLWRSDTLPVFWNFIDRIK
- a CDS encoding YdcH family protein; the protein is MSHTPHELHEEFPELADKITEMKSSDPHFAKLAEDYHEVNRAVHRAETNVEPMSQFAEEDMRKKRSALKDELYQMLKA